In Candidatus Vicinibacter proximus, the following are encoded in one genomic region:
- a CDS encoding ABC transporter ATP-binding protein has translation MKDFLNFISQVGKYKGLVILHFVCYLLTAIFTVASIPAIIPLFEMLFQQGLVVPEPPVDAGGVAGLISQLKYDFAKWLSTKDKSQAVFIVCICIGSVFFLKNLFRYLAIYFMTPVRAAMVKDTRSRLFAKMMDLPMSFFSEERKGDLIARMTADVHEVEWTLLATFESWVKDPLIILGSIAFMLYTSPSLTLFVLILLLATAFIIGGISRTLKKKSLNAQEEFGDLISLQEESLGGLRVIKVFAAESYVKSRFDAILEKYKNLLININRRREMAPPLSEFLGIVIVCLLLSYGASLVFSNQIAASTFLAFLYAFFNVIEPSKMLSASYFNVQKGVAALNRINEILNLDIKIKNDDQAITKKSLDSIIEFEDVSFVYPNDPKEVLSGINLKIHKGQTIALVGASGSGKSTMVDLLARFHDVSSGSIRIDGVDIRKIEVEDLRRLMGMVTQEPILFNDSIKNNVEFGQKGNSDERIWEVLKLANAADFVAESSKSLEYNIGDRGVKLSGGQRQRLTIARAVLRNPEILILDEATSALDSASETLIQAALEELLKKRTAIVIAHRLSTIRNADLIVVLKEGRIVETGTHEELIKFNGEYSNFVSLQSLL, from the coding sequence TTGAAAGATTTTCTTAATTTCATCAGCCAGGTAGGAAAGTACAAGGGCCTGGTCATTCTGCATTTTGTTTGCTATCTGCTGACAGCGATATTTACAGTAGCATCCATACCTGCCATAATCCCTCTTTTTGAGATGTTATTCCAACAGGGTTTGGTTGTGCCGGAACCACCGGTGGACGCAGGAGGAGTAGCCGGATTGATCAGCCAACTAAAATATGATTTTGCCAAATGGTTGTCCACCAAGGATAAGTCACAGGCGGTTTTCATCGTCTGTATTTGTATCGGATCCGTTTTTTTTCTGAAAAATTTGTTTCGCTATCTGGCCATTTATTTCATGACCCCGGTCAGGGCAGCCATGGTGAAAGATACCCGCAGTCGTTTATTTGCGAAAATGATGGATCTACCAATGTCCTTTTTTTCTGAAGAAAGAAAAGGGGATTTGATCGCTCGTATGACTGCGGATGTTCATGAAGTGGAATGGACTTTATTGGCGACTTTCGAGTCCTGGGTAAAAGATCCCTTGATCATTCTGGGCAGTATAGCTTTCATGCTGTACACGAGTCCGAGTCTTACTTTATTTGTACTGATACTTTTATTAGCAACTGCCTTCATCATCGGTGGTATTTCGAGAACACTTAAGAAAAAATCGCTCAATGCACAGGAGGAATTTGGAGACTTAATTTCCTTGCAGGAGGAAAGTCTTGGTGGGCTTCGAGTGATTAAAGTATTCGCAGCTGAGTCCTACGTAAAATCCAGATTCGATGCCATCCTCGAGAAGTATAAAAACTTGCTCATCAACATCAACAGACGCAGGGAAATGGCTCCGCCTTTGTCTGAGTTTTTGGGAATTGTGATCGTTTGTTTGCTTCTGTCTTACGGTGCCTCGCTCGTTTTTTCCAATCAAATTGCCGCCTCCACTTTTTTAGCTTTTTTATATGCATTTTTCAATGTGATTGAGCCGTCCAAAATGTTGTCTGCATCTTATTTCAATGTGCAGAAAGGAGTGGCAGCCCTCAACCGAATTAATGAAATTCTGAACCTGGACATTAAAATAAAAAATGACGACCAGGCCATCACCAAAAAAAGCTTAGATTCGATCATAGAATTTGAAGATGTTTCTTTTGTATACCCGAATGATCCAAAAGAAGTCCTCTCCGGAATCAACTTAAAAATACACAAGGGGCAGACCATCGCGCTCGTAGGGGCGAGTGGTTCGGGTAAGTCCACCATGGTAGATTTACTTGCAAGGTTTCATGATGTCAGCAGCGGTAGCATTCGCATAGACGGAGTGGACATCCGCAAGATTGAGGTGGAAGATTTGCGAAGACTTATGGGCATGGTGACCCAGGAACCTATATTGTTTAACGATTCGATTAAGAACAACGTGGAATTTGGTCAGAAAGGCAATTCAGATGAACGAATCTGGGAAGTATTGAAATTGGCCAATGCCGCGGATTTTGTGGCAGAATCTTCCAAAAGCCTGGAATACAATATCGGCGATCGGGGCGTTAAACTCAGTGGAGGCCAAAGGCAAAGGCTTACCATCGCCAGAGCAGTACTCAGAAATCCGGAAATCCTTATTCTCGACGAGGCTACTTCAGCGCTGGACTCGGCTTCGGAGACGCTGATCCAGGCGGCCCTTGAAGAGTTGTTGAAAAAACGCACGGCCATTGTAATTGCGCACCGATTGTCCACCATCCGGAATGCAGACCTGATCGTTGTACTGAAGGAAGGTCGGATCGTAGAGACCGGCACCCACGAAGAATTAATTAAATTTAACGGGGAATACAGTAACTTTGTATCCTTGCAATCACTCCTCTAA
- a CDS encoding peptidase S24, with translation MNNIVSQRFIQCYQELIDTHQLRSARQFAVALESYPQTFNEILKLRRDVSLELVQKAVEVYHFNPHFLFTGTGPKILKVDTGQDLSILTIVADHENKEQIVHVPMVAQAGYSGRFSDPVYIHELPRYNLPDFKFKTDGTMRSFEVSGESMDPTLMQGDLIICAYVHPFHWEKQIRDNKLYVFVSHTDVVVKRPTNLLRTERKLLLHSDNTNFNSYALEADKIKEVWQVKARISTHLDPPSNKNQGLEQVVDQLKTMILQQSQVLEEILEKVEAEPVQ, from the coding sequence ATGAATAACATTGTAAGTCAACGTTTTATTCAATGTTATCAGGAGTTGATTGATACCCATCAACTTCGTTCTGCCAGACAGTTTGCCGTTGCACTCGAATCCTACCCCCAGACTTTTAATGAAATCCTGAAATTACGACGGGACGTAAGTTTGGAATTGGTGCAAAAAGCGGTAGAGGTTTATCATTTCAATCCTCATTTCCTTTTTACCGGAACAGGGCCAAAAATTCTTAAAGTGGATACCGGCCAGGATCTTTCCATTCTGACTATTGTCGCCGACCACGAGAACAAGGAACAGATTGTTCATGTGCCGATGGTGGCACAGGCCGGTTATAGTGGAAGATTTTCAGATCCGGTGTACATCCATGAATTGCCACGGTATAACTTACCGGATTTTAAATTCAAGACAGATGGTACCATGCGTTCCTTTGAAGTCAGCGGAGAAAGTATGGATCCTACACTGATGCAGGGTGATTTAATCATTTGTGCTTATGTTCATCCTTTCCATTGGGAAAAACAAATCAGGGACAATAAATTATATGTGTTCGTTAGTCATACCGATGTTGTGGTAAAGCGTCCTACCAATCTGCTCCGAACCGAACGTAAATTGTTACTCCATTCGGACAATACAAATTTTAATTCTTACGCACTCGAAGCGGATAAGATAAAAGAGGTCTGGCAGGTTAAAGCCAGAATCAGTACCCATTTAGATCCACCCTCCAACAAAAATCAGGGACTGGAACAAGTTGTGGATCAACTTAAAACCATGATTTTACAGCAAAGTCAGGTGCTGGAAGAAATTCTGGAAAAAGTAGAAGCAGAACCGGTACAATAA